A genomic region of Friedmanniella luteola contains the following coding sequences:
- a CDS encoding aldo/keto reductase — translation MTDTLTPSAQASGTFALGGDLPVVRLGYGSMQLTGDGVWGDPKNPDEAVRVLQRAVELGVTFIDTADSYGPVVAEQLIKKALHPYADDLVIATKAGLTRPGPGDWQPVGRPEYLRQQVELSLRNLGLERIDLHQLHRIDPQVPLADQVGTLKELQDEGKIRHIGLSEVSVEELKEAQQTATIVSVQNLFNLADRSAEPLLDHAEAEGIAFIPWFPLATGQLSRPGGPLDALAQEHGATPSQLALAWLLRRSPVMLPIPGTSTVAHLEDNLAAASLQLSDDEFGRLTDAVR, via the coding sequence GTGACCGACACCCTGACCCCCTCCGCCCAGGCCTCCGGCACCTTCGCCCTCGGCGGCGACCTGCCCGTCGTCCGCCTCGGCTACGGCAGCATGCAGCTGACCGGCGACGGTGTGTGGGGCGACCCGAAGAACCCCGACGAGGCCGTCCGCGTCCTCCAGCGCGCCGTCGAGCTGGGCGTGACCTTCATCGACACCGCCGACTCCTACGGTCCCGTCGTCGCCGAGCAGCTGATCAAGAAGGCGCTGCACCCCTACGCCGACGACCTGGTGATCGCGACCAAGGCCGGCCTGACCCGCCCCGGCCCCGGTGACTGGCAGCCCGTCGGCCGCCCCGAGTACCTCCGCCAGCAGGTCGAGCTGAGCCTGCGCAACCTGGGCCTGGAGCGCATCGACCTCCACCAGCTGCACCGCATCGACCCGCAGGTCCCCCTCGCCGACCAGGTCGGCACGCTCAAGGAGCTGCAGGACGAGGGCAAGATCCGCCACATCGGTCTCTCCGAGGTCAGCGTCGAGGAGCTGAAGGAGGCGCAGCAGACCGCGACCATCGTCTCGGTGCAGAACCTGTTCAACCTCGCCGACCGCTCGGCGGAGCCGCTGCTCGACCACGCCGAGGCCGAGGGCATCGCCTTCATCCCGTGGTTCCCCCTGGCCACCGGCCAGCTGTCCCGCCCGGGCGGCCCGCTCGACGCCCTGGCGCAGGAGCACGGGGCCACCCCGTCGCAGCTGGCGCTGGCGTGGCTGCTGCGCCGCTCGCCGGTCATGCTGCCGATCCCCGGCACCTCGACCGTCGCGCACCTGGAGGACAACCTGGCCGCGGCCAGCCTGCAGCTCAGCGACGACGAGTTCGGCCGGCTCACCGACGCCGTCCGCTGA